A segment of the Eptesicus fuscus isolate TK198812 chromosome 9, DD_ASM_mEF_20220401, whole genome shotgun sequence genome:
tcactttgtaCCACTGGCAAAAAAATATGACAGGTTTTGCCTTTTGGGTAATGTTATGCTTTTGAATGTCAACCTCCCATCCACAGAACCATGCCCCAGACacagcaaattttatttttacagatcagctttttgtttgtttttgcttttgttctcaCCTTACATTTTGACCaagaaatgaggcacagagaattCAGTACTGGTGAGCATCAACTGATGATTTTTATAGAAGTAACAGTATAACCAATTTCTGCTCTGCAAAAAAAGCAGCTTGAGAAAATTCAAAGAaagtattttctataaatattccaATAAAATAAGCATAGGTAAATTGTTTAAATTATGTAAGATAGTCATAAATGTCCTCTTACCTGAGTGCATAGTCAAGTCTATTTTTTGTGGATGATACATCAATGAACTATCTTCATTTAAGGGAAGAACACATTTCTGAACAAATCTCTTTCTTGCAGTTTGATTATGGATCTTTTGAGGAAAGACAGCAGAATTCCTTTCTTCccccatccttttatttttaagcagttCTATCAATGTAAGAGACTGATTCCTTTTTCCACTGGGCAGTTCTGGTTTTTTTTCATCATATTCATTTATGAAACTCAGCCCTTCTTCCTCTGACGCAGACACTGATAAAGCTTCAGTCTTTAGGCCATTATGGTATGCTTCAAGAGGTATAACATTTTGAGATAGAAAGTCATCATCACTTGATACAAGTTTTTGAGCTACAAATGGTCTGGGAATAATACGACGACTGTTCAATGCCTTTAAgattttttcatatttgtcttcattttgcaTCATCTCATTCAGAACACAGATTGGAGATTTGTGAGCATCCCATTTGGTCTTTCCAAGTCTTTTCAGGTGGCCTCTAACATGATTTGATAATCCAATTTTAGTATCAAACCAACCTCCACAGAGCTGACAAGTGTGTTCAGAAGTGGTTTCAGACTTCTCTatagctaaaaaaaattttttaagagtaaTATCAGAATTTTTTATAAACTGACCATCTTAAAGCCAATTAACTCTGAAATATGAAATTATGTGATGCTAATTAAGACTTTGAGCAAAACTTTTAAATCCTTTGAATTTCAATACAGACACATTAGCCCAAAGTATCTATAGGAAAACTTACCTTTTCTAACTCGCTTAACAGGTGTCCCTGTGCCAGTTCGTTTGAAATGTTGCATTTTGTCACTGGTGGCTATTTGTTCTGGTGATACAACATGACGGGCTTCATAGCTTAATCCTGCTCTATGAAGATGTCCCCGAACATGATTAGACAATCCAACACCTGTTTCAAATGTTGCTGGGCAGTAAGGACATGATTTCTTCTCAAGAGACAAATCACTCCAATGAAAAACAGAACTATGTTTTGACAATGAAGTTTCTGCATTTTCTAAATGCTGAGAATCGTGTATGTCATGCAAAAAGTTATTAGTTCCAGCATCttcataatattcaaaataaaagccATCATTTTGATCATAACTAAGTGTAGCATTTTCTCCAGGCTCTTGACCTTCCACTTTGCTTTTAAATAGAGGGAATAAATTTACATGTTCTTGATTAATACCATTATAAGTTTCATCTTCTATAGCCTGTGTAGTGTAGTCACCTAACTCAACGTTATCCCAGGAACTTTCATCTTCTGTTTCATAGCTATCTTTCTTTTCAGCAGAATTAAGTTTCTGCAAAACAACAACAGTCATTTTATGCAAGAAATCTGGATAGCTATCTAAGTCTTCCCCTCCAGCAGAACTTCCCTTCTTAGattccctaactgctctctttgCAGATACACGCCTGCGGTCTTTGAAGCTTTCATGCTTTTTGGTGTTAGAGTTGTTAGAGTCTGAAATAAAACTATTGTTGTGAGAATTACTTGATGAAGAAAACAGATGTAAAGAATTTAATGAACcagcttcttcttttttgaaatgCAGAGGATATGATTCACCTGATTTTTTGGTCATCCTGTAGTTTGCATATTTGTGTCTATATAAATAGTTGCTATTTGCCTTGGCATTagatttttcttttgctgcttggTGGAAATACTTAGGTTTTTGGTCAATGCTGCTTTTAATCACTACAGTCTTATGAGAATTGTTTTGATTGCACACATTTACAACACCTGACTGGGCGATGCTTTTCCGAGCTTTTTGTATTCTGTGCGGCCGCTtatgtaattttgaaaaattacttgATTGTGAAGATGATCCATATGTTCGCTTTACATCTTGTTTTAAAGCAGAGTTCTTTGGAAATGTGGCTGACTGTTGCTTGCTTAATGGTTTAGTGCTCTCATTGTCTTCAGGTTCTTCAAGgatgttactttttcttttaccaaGTCCAAGAGCACGACCAAATGAATCAACACATGATGATGAATGCAAGTACTCCATGTGTTTTTTCAAAATACTTCTGGCTGAAGTAGTAAAAGGACACATCTTACATACGTAGGCAGCTGATTTTTTGGATGATCCTGTAACAGAGTCTTTCATGAAAGACTTTTTTTGCGTTTTTCTCTGGGCTACATCAGAACTGACAATAGGGCATTTTACCACTGCTCCATGGGCAATGCCTCGATGGCATTCCAATTCATTTTCTGTAACTGCCATGAAGTTACATTCTTCGCAGCAGTAGTACCTTTTATCTTTTTCGTGGGTTTTAGCATGCTGCACAAATGTTTTAGGGCAATTGGTACCAAATACACACTGAGGGCATTGTAATCGTGCACTTCTTCCTTCATCCTGAAGCTCTTTCAATTCACGAATTTCCTCCATcaacttctgtcttctttcttggTGAATAATCATATGCTTTAGAAGTGAGTTCCGATCTCGAAATGTCCGCCCACATTCCCTACAAGCATATGGCCTTGGGACATTAAGATGGCGAAAGTGACTATTTCCATCTAAATGATACATCATATGCCTGTGGAGGtgttttttctccctaaaattcaCATTGCACTTTGTACAAGGGTAGAATGATGGCTCTTCGGTGCTGAAAGTAGCAGGTGACTCGGAatcattttcttcacattttttttttaaggtacttGAAAGAAAAGTGCTAGTATGAACAGATGAACTGTCTTCTCCACACTTATCAGGATTATAAATTAGATGTTGAAAAGCATCCACAGATTCCACATCTTCATCAGCTGTTTCAGGCTTCACTTTTGATAATGCATATTTCTGTGAGTCTATTGCTTGCAGTCCTTCATTCTGTTCCAGAAAGTCTACTTCTAGCATCTTTGACTTAGTGGGTATACAATTAGAATCACTAAAGCAATCCTCAGTATAACGAGTTATCTTGCTTACATCCATTTTtcgctttctctttttttctagacCAACTTTAGAATGAACTGGAGCTTTATCCACTGTCTCTTCACTAGTCATAAGAAATTGAATGAACTCTTTTTGGGGGTCCCAGTTTGTATCATTTTCTGACCTAAATTCATCTGTACCTGAGGAAATGCCTGTTAATGTATTGACACAATCATCTTTTACCAATAAATCTTCACTATCCTCACCCACCTCTACTTGATTTATTAAAGTGCTATCTGACTTTATACTAATCCCTACTGAATTCTGAATGTCACAACCAACTGAAGCAGAGGTAGGTAGTTTTTTAATGGAATGGGTTGAATTCTTAGCATGTGGTACATctgataacaaaaacaaaacttggtGTTGACTTGCTTTCTGTGGTGTAGACAACTGAAGATCAGCTGCCAACTTCGAAGTTGAACAAGATTCTGTTGTTGGCTGATCCACAGGCTGTCCAGTGGTTAATGAAACACTGCCTTTATTCATATTGGAAGTCTTAGTTACGGAGGAGTGTGAAACTGGTCCATTAACAGCAGCTCCTTTAGGCAAGATAAAGTTTTCACTAGAAACAGTAGGAGCACCAGCATGTATAAATAGAGCAGactggcctccacttaaggctttTTCTGATTTGTCCTTTGACAGTTCTTCAGGCAGAGTGAACGTGTTACTATTCTGAAATGTCTGACAATCTCTTGGTTTATGAACTCCACTCTCTTTGTCTGAGATAAAATTGTTGTCATCTAGGAGTTCTTCTTTAGCACCAGTAATATCGGTGTTTATCTTCAAATCATCCATATTGTTGGCAAGCCATTTAACACATTTAGTCTAGAAaacggaaaaaaaaaatttagatttgCATGAAAAAATACTATTAGAATGTATGGAGAGTTGAAAGTACACTTTTATTAGCTTAATTATACTCTTTATATTGAAATTCTAAAATTTTCCTAAGaataaagaaatactttaaaaaattgaaagactTTAAAAGTGTCTCAAAGATTAATTTTTTCTTCGTGCTCGGCAACAACTCAATACCACATATATCCAAAATCTCTAGAAAAAAGCAACATAAacacatatacagacacacacatgatataaataaatatgctaCAGGtgaaaaaaacactttaaaatctcatttatagattgctaataaaaagaaaattatctgaCTTCAGTAGGTTTATTAGGGATAGTCCCTCTATACTAGAGTATAATGTAAATTGTTAAATACTGCAGAGAAGTAAGTTTTGTCACTTAAGAGTTCATTCCTGAAGGAAGGTAAAAAGACACTGTTCAGTAAAGAAACTTACTTGCTATCGACATCAATGGCTAATGtatctaagaatttttttttaatttttaaaaatttaaggatGTTTTGCTATCAATGTTTCATTCTcctaaaattctaatttaaaaatgtcttattcaCAGGGTTTTGTTCATTCCATACATAAATTACCCTTAGTTCTAAATtagtaaagttaaaattaataaaattttatgtaactTTACATTTTCATAACCTGAGGCCCCAAATTCTAGGCATTCCCTAAAGGCAGTCTCTCATTTGTCATCTGACAGTCTACGGCAATGGCCTAAAACTTTTACTCTGAAACATTGTATGTTACGATTTTAGGTTACTTCATATTAAAATGtagattaaaaaattttagaCATTTTTGACAATAGCTGTAATCTTTATGAAAagacagaatatttttttaaaagactgctgAAAGTTTGGgagacatacatacataccatGGCTATAATTACTGCCCCTACTATTAAGAGTTCCCTTACACTCTGCTCTTACTCTGCACTTAGAAATGGCCACATTATACAGggattgtctttttaaaagaatgtaagtTCTTAGAAGGCAGGGACTGTGACCTAGTGATATTCATGTCTCTGAAATCTAACACAGCACTTGGTATAGGTCCTCAGGcaataaaggaataaaggaaTAGTGTTGAATAAAGGAAtagtgttgaatgaataaaaacacaaCTGCAAAACCAAAGTAAAAGCTCCTAAagtatagaaaaacaaaacaaaacaattttcttTCTATGAAATCTGGGTTGCCTATTCAAATAATGCCAATTTCATCGTGGTCCTGATTTCTTGACTCACCTATTATAGCAAGGCCTTCAAAATATCCAATAATCCTCAAATACAACTTAAAGAACCCGCTATTTGGCAACCGTAGGTATTAACTATTTGAAGTACTGGCATAAAATCccatatttcttttcattttgtacacAGTAGTTAAGTACAGTTCATTCATTctccaaatgtttattgagctttTACTACATGCCAAGCACTGCTCTAGTATTAAGGATACATTTGTAAACAAGACAGACTAGGTTCCTCCTCGCAGATAAAGAATAAAACCTtccatttttatagtattttaaattgGTATAATGAGTAATAGCACTTTAAGACAGCAGGAAGTTACAAcccaaaaattagaaataaaacattttcaattaaGTGTATTGTTTCTAATATCTTCTAGGTTACCAATTTTGGAAAAACATCAAgtttaattcaaaaataaaaaaaattttctaattACTTCTTTATTTCAGAACTTGGAACAAGCACTTATAAATACAACCTTATCTTATGAACAGATGTGTTCTTTCATACAACATACATTACAAATATCTTTCTTTGGCATTATTATTTATACCAACAATCCTTTTTCCGCCCCTCATAGGTCTTAGTATTCTGTTCTGAGATTGGCAAACttccaaattaataaaaacagacTTTCAATAAGATCATATTCAATGATATCACCCCAAAATGGTGCTAATGCAGCACCCAGCAGGAGTCTGTTCATCACATACACAGAAGTTAAAAATGGGCAGCACATAAACATGTGTTAGGATAGAGTGTGCAAATGTCagtgaaaagaaaagcaaacactgATCATATACTATTATCCATTCCTGATATTTCTCATTACATTTGGTATGAAAAGTCAAATGCTCAAATAGGAACAATCTTACATAAATCCGAAATGgacaacaaaattttttaaaactagactGAAAGACACTTACTTTTTGTTCCTACTTATTATAATCACAGAGGTAGACAAATATATGCTCAGTCAATCTGAAAGCCTATATTAGCTTTTCTCAACAGGAAGCAACGTTGCTAACGAAGTGGTAAATTCAGTGTTAATGAGTGGCTTCACTGTTACCACCTCAGAGGTAAAACCTTCCATGTTCCATGTTCTACCCATCTGTTCTGGTGTTAGAGGTTCAGAGATAGAACAGACGTTTCCCATTTAAAGCAACTTCATTGGTAACCCCTGAACAGCAGGGTGACAAACTACATTCATGTCGGCTTGGAGACTGCATCCTCATTACCAGAATGGCTTTATAAGAGTCTTACATAAGTTCACATTCTGAAGATATCAAACTGTTTTGCTCAGAAacataaaaagaatatatgtacctaACAGATCTTTTCTTTACAAAATACATCTagcaaatagaaaaacaaaagatcaaattaaatatttaaaaaaataaaatgaggtctTTAACAATCCAAGTTTTACTTCACACCTATATAATGAAAAATACGACTTGCCCCCAAACTAATGATTGTCAATCTCTACTCAAAAACAGATAAGTTActctttttcagaatttttattattaatacacaaatattaaaaatctactCCATCAGTTAAGTTATAAGCACTTCACTCACTAAGCTGGTATTTTAGCAACAATGAACaattttcctgttttaattttcagaatttattttaactgaaaatgttcaaaatacatttttaataatactcAAGACTCAGCTGTTGCATCGAGATACAATGCAAAACAATGGATCATCAAAACACATTGTACTGAATGGATCtagaattttaacataaaaattatttccctACATTCATGGCTGATTATGTGACATCCAGGCAAGAAAGCATTTGACCTGTAAGCTAATTTCACACTGTCTCATATAGCTTTTTCAACTGTCTTTACATAGTCAAATATACATAACAGAGCCACCAACACCATTTTATGTTAATATTATTGTTAAGTAGGGGATATACTTGAAGATAGGCATTAttcattaagtttaaaaaaagggaaactaataaattaataaacaaactaatgttatatatatattgtttggaACCCCTAAATTTCAATGAATTTGCTGTGTCACTGTGTCCTTCGTGTAATCACATAATcatagaaattttcttttaactaaattttaaaatgttcttttagaaAACTCACACACTTTATAAAAAGCTGCAAATGGAATTTTAAATCTACATAAAACATATTTCACTGTCTAGAAAACCATAATGAGTTCTACAGCTA
Coding sequences within it:
- the ZNF644 gene encoding LOW QUALITY PROTEIN: zinc finger protein 644 (The sequence of the model RefSeq protein was modified relative to this genomic sequence to represent the inferred CDS: inserted 1 base in 1 codon); protein product: MRLFLQQDVNKTKSRLNVLNGXANNMDDLKINTDITGAKEELLDDNNFISDKESGVHKPRDCQTFQNSNTFTLPEELSKDKSEKALSGGQSALFIHAGAPTVSSENFILPKGAAVNGPVSHSSVTKTSNMNKGSVSLTTGQPVDQPTTESCSTSKLAADLQLSTPQKASQHQVLFLLSDVPHAKNSTHSIKKLPTSASVGCDIQNSVGISIKSDSTLINQVEVGEDSEDLLVKDDCVNTLTGISSGTDEFRSENDTNWDPQKEFIQFLMTSEETVDKAPVHSKVGLEKKRKRKMDVSKITRYTEDCFSDSNCIPTKSKMLEVDFLEQNEGLQAIDSQKYALSKVKPETADEDVESVDAFQHLIYNPDKCGEDSSSVHTSTFLSSTLKKKCEENDSESPATFSTEEPSFYPCTKCNVNFREKKHLHRHMMYHLDGNSHFRHLNVPRPYACRECGRTFRDRNSLLKHMIIHQERRQKLMEEIRELKELQDEGRSARLQCPQCVFGTNCPKTFVQHAKTHEKDKRYYCCEECNFMAVTENELECHRGIAHGAVVKCPIVSSDVAQRKTQKKSFMKDSVTGSSKKSAAYVCKMCPFTTSARSILKKHMEYLHSSSCVDSFGRALGLGKRKSNILEEPEDNESTKPLSKQQSATFPKNSALKQDVKRTYGSSSQSSNFSKLHKRPHRIQKARKSIAQSGVVNVCNQNNSHKTVVIKSSIDQKPKYFHQAAKEKSNAKANSNYLYRHKYANYRMTKKSGESYPLHFKKEEAGSLNSLHLFSSSSNSHNNSFISDSNNSNTKKHESFKDRRRVSAKRAVRESKKGSSAGGEDLDSYPDFLHKMTVVVLQKLNSAEKKDSYETEDESSWDNVELGDYTTQAIEDETYNGINQEHVNLFPLFKSKVEGQEPGENATLSYDQNDGFYFEYYEDAGTNNFLHDIHDSQHLENAETSLSKHSSVFHWSDLSLEKKSCPYCPATFETGVGLSNHVRGHLHRAGLSYEARHVVSPEQIATSDKMQHFKRTGTGTPVKRVRKAIEKSETTSEHTCQLCGGWFDTKIGLSNHVRGHLKRLGKTKWDAHKSPICVLNEMMQNEDKYEKILKALNSRRIIPRPFVAQKLVSSDDDFLSQNVIPLEAYHNGLKTEALSVSASEEEGLSFINEYDEKKPELPSGKRNQSLTLIELLKNKRMGEERNSAVFPQKIHNQTARKRFVQKCVLPLNEDSSLMYHPQKIDLTMHSGMPVKLRTCVHCNTTFTSAVSLSNHLRAYVRKKSAGLLTGTVLDCKQKKSRSRSGSKKKMLTLPHGADEVYILRCRFCGLVFRGPLSVQEDWIKHLQRHIVNANLPRTGAGMVEVTSLFKKPASITETSFSLLMAEAAS